The segment AATTTATCATACAATGGATGGTGGTAACACCTGGACCGAACAGATTAACGAATATATCGTTGACCTTTATGATGTTTGTTTTATAAATTCAAACACTGGCTGGATTGTCGGCGATAATGGTGTCATTTTAAATACCAACGATGGAGGTGAACATTGGTACTTCCAGTTCTCAGGTACCATGCAGAAATTATTATCCGTATCATTCAGCGATGTGAACAATGGATGGGCAACAGGTGGAACTGAGATCGGAGTACTGATTCATACTTTAAATGGCGGCGATGTATGGACCATCAGGGATCCAGGTATAAATGAATTGTTGTACTCGGTATTTTTCATCAATCCTTACATAGGATGGGTTGGACTGAATAATATGATTGTACATTCGACCGATGTTGGTGATCACTGGACTGAACAGCTGCCTGAAGGGGCTGACGGACCTATTACCGCTCTTTTTTTTATAAATGAGAACAAAGGTTGGGCTCTTCAGGGAGATAAGCTTTATTATACCACTACAAGCGGGGCACAATGGACACAGCAATTTTCAGCACCAGCATATAAGTTTTTCAATGGGATCCATTTCAGTGATGAAAACAATGGATGGGTCGTTGGTAAAGATGGGATCATCTTTCATACTACCGATGGGGGAATAAGTGATATAACAACCCTATTGTCTAATATGTGGAATATTTTTCCTAATCCCGGAAACGGATTATACACCATTTCTCCAGACAATAGCATTTGTTTCAAAGATAATTTCATTCAGGTGTATGACGCAGAAGGGCATCCAATATTGAAGCCTTTTTCCGTTAATGGAAATAAATCTATATTAGATCTGATGGATTATCCTGATGGGATATATTACGTTCAGATTGGAAATAAATCGGAATCAACAGTTAAAAAGGTGATCAAATTCTGAATCAGCTTTTAACAGCATCAACGATAGCTTTGAACGCTTCAGGATTATTCATGGCTAGGTCGGCCATGACCTTACGGCTGATCCTTATATTTTTCTCATTCAGCATACCTATGAATTCCGAATATGATAATCCATACTCTCTGACCCCGGCGTTTATTCGGG is part of the Bacteroidota bacterium genome and harbors:
- a CDS encoding YCF48-related protein, which codes for MIKMKISNKWFLLHVLFLISTMVYSQRGWTPQSSGITKTLTDVHFESSTKGWVVGYNGTILKTTDGGENWELQILQPSTYWEGVWFTSDTTGWVCGTMGKIYHTMDGGNTWTEQINEYIVDLYDVCFINSNTGWIVGDNGVILNTNDGGEHWYFQFSGTMQKLLSVSFSDVNNGWATGGTEIGVLIHTLNGGDVWTIRDPGINELLYSVFFINPYIGWVGLNNMIVHSTDVGDHWTEQLPEGADGPITALFFINENKGWALQGDKLYYTTTSGAQWTQQFSAPAYKFFNGIHFSDENNGWVVGKDGIIFHTTDGGISDITTLLSNMWNIFPNPGNGLYTISPDNSICFKDNFIQVYDAEGHPILKPFSVNGNKSILDLMDYPDGIYYVQIGNKSESTVKKVIKF